From Planctomycetota bacterium, the proteins below share one genomic window:
- a CDS encoding DUF2283 domain-containing protein yields the protein MAEKVKVWFDVEGDYLEVRFHDAPGYLRETAHDAMMERVDEDGHILGFSILGVSRFRKGSPLEAELAIKR from the coding sequence ATGGCCGAGAAAGTGAAAGTGTGGTTCGACGTCGAAGGCGACTACCTGGAGGTGCGGTTCCACGATGCCCCCGGGTACCTGCGCGAGACGGCTCACGACGCCATGATGGAACGGGTGGACGAGGATGGCCACATCCTTGGGTTCAGCATCCTGGGCGTCAGCCGCTTCCGCAAGGGCTCCCCCCTCGAGGCCGAACTCGCCATCAAACGGTAA
- a CDS encoding DUF4258 domain-containing protein, which produces MKSIRDCFGNDVRLTNERMAHILEHPEMVGLEAEVERVLRAPAEVRLSRSDDAVRLFYRFYGRTLVGGKWLCVVVRYVESDAFVVTAYLTDKPKSGDVIWPRK; this is translated from the coding sequence ATGAAGAGCATCCGTGATTGCTTCGGGAACGATGTGCGGCTCACCAATGAGCGGATGGCCCATATCCTGGAGCATCCCGAGATGGTCGGACTGGAGGCCGAGGTGGAGCGCGTCCTCCGTGCCCCTGCCGAAGTCCGCCTGTCCCGATCCGACGATGCCGTGAGGCTCTTCTACAGGTTCTATGGCCGCACGCTCGTGGGTGGAAAATGGCTCTGCGTCGTGGTAAGATACGTAGAGAGCGATGCTTTCGTCGTCACTGCCTACCTGACGGACAAGCCGAAGTCTGGAGACGTGATATGGCCGAGAAAGTGA
- a CDS encoding Abi-alpha family protein: MSAPDESQTLAKAVGVAREYADIVVKGPLSELGGMLTDVVGNWRLKNRVRIMLRTKRWLEERGVEPRKVLPDVFVPLLEDGGNVEDESLSDMFASLLACHLDPAQQAQVHPSYTKVLAQLSPLDARIMLIFRQGVSDRVARESGLKGHVLAAREIANGLDMPFRAAYLSCLNLERLGIVENVRVQPPKEHPVPHMFEDDPSFQRYRMSEYGVAFCDACHYPSGGD; the protein is encoded by the coding sequence GTGAGCGCACCAGATGAGTCGCAGACCCTCGCCAAGGCTGTCGGGGTAGCGAGAGAGTACGCGGATATCGTGGTGAAGGGGCCTCTGTCAGAACTCGGTGGCATGCTCACTGATGTAGTGGGGAACTGGCGCCTAAAGAACAGGGTCCGCATAATGCTGAGAACCAAACGGTGGCTGGAAGAGAGAGGCGTGGAGCCTCGCAAGGTGCTCCCTGACGTTTTCGTGCCGTTGCTAGAGGATGGGGGCAACGTGGAGGATGAGTCGCTTTCAGACATGTTCGCGTCGCTTCTTGCCTGCCACCTCGACCCGGCTCAGCAGGCCCAGGTGCATCCGTCATATACAAAGGTGCTCGCGCAACTCTCACCCCTCGATGCGAGAATCATGCTTATCTTCAGGCAGGGCGTCTCAGACAGGGTGGCGCGGGAGAGCGGGCTCAAGGGTCATGTGCTCGCTGCTCGTGAGATAGCGAATGGACTGGACATGCCGTTTCGTGCCGCTTACCTCTCGTGTCTCAATCTTGAGCGGCTCGGCATCGTTGAGAATGTAAGGGTCCAGCCGCCCAAAGAGCATCCGGTCCCTCACATGTTCGAGGATGATCCCTCGTTCCAGCGGTACCGCATGTCCGAATATGGTGTGGCGTTCTGTGATGCCTGCCATTACCCGAGCGGGGGTGACTAG